A region from the Terriglobia bacterium genome encodes:
- the moaC gene encoding cyclic pyranopterin monophosphate synthase MoaC: MSKLTHYGKSGEVRMVDVTGKAVTSRTAVAQGFVKMAPRVVREVRRLRNPKGNPLEIARIAGIAAAKRTAEWIPLCHPLPLTRIDVTARLCQNGVELRSRVTATAQTGVEMEALVAVSAAALTVYDMCKALDKSMEIREIFLVEKTGGKSGPYLRKRPEAKGARSGKR, encoded by the coding sequence ATGAGCAAACTGACGCATTACGGGAAGAGCGGGGAAGTGCGCATGGTGGACGTGACGGGGAAAGCGGTGACGTCGCGGACGGCAGTGGCGCAGGGGTTTGTGAAGATGGCGCCGCGGGTGGTGCGGGAGGTACGGCGGTTGCGGAACCCCAAGGGCAATCCGCTGGAGATCGCGCGGATTGCGGGAATCGCGGCGGCCAAGCGCACAGCGGAGTGGATACCTCTTTGTCACCCTCTGCCCCTCACGCGGATTGATGTGACTGCGCGGCTATGCCAGAATGGCGTGGAACTTCGCTCCCGGGTGACAGCCACGGCCCAGACGGGCGTGGAGATGGAAGCGCTGGTCGCGGTCTCCGCCGCAGCCCTCACGGTCTACGACATGTGCAAAGCTCTCGATAAGAGCATGGAAATCCGGGAGATCTTTCTGGTCGAGAAGACGGGCGGGAAGAGCGGGCCGTATTTGCGGAAGAGGCCAGAGGCGAAGGGCGCGAGGAGCGGAAAGCGATGA
- a CDS encoding response regulator — translation MSAAGSTTVRLLVAEDNPLVLELIVKGLEPHCEVTAAKDGGDALLKIVDSPPDVILCDYKMPGLDGRQLYEKLRAREQTRQIPFLFIASRADIEEKLRPLVEGVEEFIPKPFFVKDLVRIAKKVVDRLHLEKLQKRASRPGVIQGRLEEMSIIDLMQSLEIGAKSCRLLVRRGNEQGEMYFANGQCNDAKLGALEGDEAAYKVILWTAGEFEIDFNAANASTRTTTTKNTTGLLMEAMRLMDEANRDAVETQ, via the coding sequence ATGAGCGCGGCGGGGTCCACAACGGTACGGCTGCTGGTGGCGGAGGACAATCCGCTGGTGCTGGAGCTGATCGTCAAGGGCCTCGAGCCGCACTGCGAAGTGACCGCCGCGAAGGACGGGGGCGACGCGCTGCTGAAGATCGTGGATTCCCCGCCGGACGTGATTCTCTGCGATTACAAGATGCCGGGGCTGGACGGGCGGCAACTCTACGAGAAGCTGCGGGCGCGGGAGCAGACGCGGCAGATACCATTTCTGTTCATCGCCAGCCGCGCGGATATCGAAGAGAAGCTGCGGCCGCTGGTGGAGGGCGTCGAGGAGTTCATCCCCAAACCGTTTTTCGTGAAGGACCTGGTGCGCATCGCGAAGAAGGTGGTGGACCGGCTGCACCTGGAGAAATTGCAGAAACGGGCGTCACGGCCGGGTGTGATCCAAGGGCGGCTGGAAGAGATGAGCATCATCGACCTGATGCAGTCGCTGGAAATCGGCGCGAAGTCCTGCCGGCTGCTGGTGCGCCGCGGGAATGAGCAGGGGGAGATGTACTTCGCGAACGGGCAGTGCAACGACGCGAAGCTGGGGGCTCTGGAGGGCGACGAGGCGGCCTACAAGGTCATCCTGTGGACCGCCGGCGAATTCGAAATCGATTTCAACGCGGCGAATGCTTCGACGCGGACCACCACCACGAAAAACACCACGGGCCTCCTGATGGAAGCGATGCGGCTGATGGACGAAGCCAACCGCGACGCGGTCGAAACGCAGTAA
- a CDS encoding MogA/MoaB family molybdenum cofactor biosynthesis protein yields MRVAVLTVSDSVSRGEYEDRSGPAVGDFCRARLWTVGVSAVVPDEREQIEGRLREWADSGAYDVLLTTGGTGIGPRDLTPEATTALCQRLIPGLAEEMRRRGVQSTPRAVLSRSVAGVRGTTLIVNLPGSPKGAVESLAAIADLLPHCAKVVRGARHE; encoded by the coding sequence ATGCGAGTAGCCGTCCTTACAGTGAGCGATTCGGTGAGCCGCGGCGAGTACGAAGACCGCTCCGGGCCGGCCGTGGGCGATTTCTGCCGCGCGCGGCTGTGGACCGTGGGGGTAAGCGCGGTGGTGCCGGACGAGCGGGAACAGATTGAAGGGCGGCTGCGCGAGTGGGCGGACTCCGGCGCGTATGACGTGCTCTTGACCACCGGGGGAACTGGCATTGGGCCGCGCGATCTGACGCCGGAAGCGACCACGGCGCTGTGCCAGCGGCTGATCCCGGGACTGGCGGAAGAGATGCGGCGCCGGGGCGTGCAGTCCACGCCGCGGGCGGTGCTGTCGCGCTCGGTGGCCGGGGTGCGCGGCACCACGCTGATCGTGAACCTGCCGGGAAGCCCGAAGGGAGCGGTGGAGTCGCTGGCCGCTATTGCCGATTTGCTGCCGCACTGCGCCAAGGTAGTGCGCGGCGCCCGCCACGAGTAG